GGAATCCCGCGCCTCGACCGTGATCAACCCGGTCATCGGCGCCTTGTCCCCGCCGCCGCAGGCGCGCAAGACCATCCCAATCCGCATGTCTCACGGCAAGGCCAACTGGGAGCTCTATTGGGACGTGATGCCGGCCTACGAGATGGGGCCCGACTTCGCCCAGGCGACGGCATTCGAGGTCAGCGGCATTTCCCTCACACTGCTGATTGCGGCCGTGCTCGGCTTCCTGTTGAACCAGAACGCGCGGGTCCATCGGATGGTCAAGCAGAGGACCGCGGAGCTGGAGCAGAGCGAGACCAGCAAGACACACCTGATCAACAGCCTCGAGGGAATCGTCTGGGAGGGCGATATTGCGGCTCTCCGCTTCGGCTTCGTCAGCCAGCAGGCGGAGCGCCTGCTCGGCTATCCCGCCGAGCAGTGGGTCTCGGATCAGGCGTTCTGGCGCAACCGTCTCCATCCGGAAGACCGGGAGCGGGTGGCGGGGCTCTACGCCGCCGCCGCGACCACGGGCGGCGCGCACGAGATCGAGTACCGCATGATCGCGGCCGACGGCGACGTGAGGTGGATCCGCGACATCCTAACCCTCCCGCTCGACGGCGGGCCCGGAACGGCGCGCGGCATCATGGTCGACGTGACCCGTCAGAAGAGCTTCGAAACGGACCTGCGCGCTGCGAAGGAGGACGCCGAGATCGCCAACCGCGCCAAGAGCGAGTTCCTCGCCAACATGAGCCACGAGCTGCGCACGCCACTCAACGCGATCATCGGCTTTTCCGAACTGCTGCAACGCGACAGCCCGCGGATCGAATGGGCCAAGCAGCGCAAGATCTTCGCCAAGGACATCCACCAGTCGGGCCTTCACCTGCTGGAGATGATCAGCGACATCCTGGACGTATCGAAGATCGAGTCGGGCCGGGAGGAGCTGCAGGAATCTCTGATCGATCCCAGCGAGCTGATGAATGCGGTCGTCTCGCTGGTCCGGCTGCGGGCGGAAAATTCGGGCGCGGAACTCAGGACCGAGGTGCCGGACGACCTGCCGCCTCTGGTCGCGGACGCCTGCAAGATGAAGCAGATCCTGTCCAACCTTCTGACCAACGCCATCAAGTTCACGCCGCCGGGCGGCGAGATCGTCGCGCGGGTCTGGCACGACGCGCCGACCGGCTGCCATTTCCAGATCCGCGATAGCGGCATCGGCATGACCGCCGAGGATATTCCCCGGGCGCTCACGCCCTTCGTTCAGGTCGACAGCAGCCTGTCGCGGCGCCATCAGGGCACCGGGCTCGGCCTGCCGCTGGCCAAGTCGCTCACCGAGGCCCACGGCGGCACGCTCGAAATCGAGAGCGCAGTGGGCCGCGGAACGACGGTCACCGTCACTTTGCCCACGCACCGGGTCGCCAAGCCGGAACAGGAGGTCGACTGGAGCGCGCCCGGCGAGGCCCTCTGACGAAGCGGCGCCTTTCCGGAACTATCGCTTTCCGATCAGCCGAATGATCTTGTCGTCGCCCGGCTCGGGGTTGGCCCGGCCGTCGCGGTTCGAGGTCAGGATGTAGAGCTTGCCATCGGGCCCGGAGACCACGTCGCGAAGCCGGCCGGGGGAGGCGCCGGGGACGCCGGCGCCGAAGAGGCGTTCGATCCGGACCGCGCGGTAGCGTCCCGCGCTCTCGTCGAGCGTGATCCTGATCAGCGCGCCCTCGCCCAGAACCGCCAGGAACAGCGCCCGGTCGTGGAATGCCAGACCGCCCGGCGGCGTGGTTTCCTCGGTCCAGGCGACCAGCGGGTCGGCCAGTCCCGCCAGTCCCGGCGCACCGACGGCGCGGGGCCAGCCGTAGTTGCCGCCGGGTCGGATGACGTTGATCTCGTCGTGGGCGCCCAGCCCGAATTCGCCGGACGGGCCGTGATCGGAAGCGAAGAGCGTCCCGCTGACCGGATGCCAGGCCAGGCCCTGGGGGTTGCGGTGGCCGAGGGAATAGACCGGCGAGCCTGGAAAGGGGTTGTCCGGGGGCACCGCCCCGTCCGGCGTCAGTCTGAGAATCTTGCCGGCCAGAGAGGCGCCGTCCTGGGCCTGCTCGTTCTCGAAGACCTCGCCGGTGGCGATGTAGAGCATGCCGTCGGGCCCGAAGCCGATCCGGCCGCCGTTGTGGAACACCCAGCCGGGGATGCCGTCGAGAATGACCCGGTCGAAGTCGCCGCTGTCGCCCCGGTCGCGCAGCCGGACCACGCGGTTCGCGACCTTGCCGTCAGGCGTTTCGTAGGTGTGCATGGCGTAGATGAAGGGCCGTTCCGGGAAGTCGGGGTGGGCGGCCAGCCCCATGAGCCCCCCTTCGCCGCTGATGAAGAGCGTGATCAGACCGCCGGCCAGGCTGCCGCTCGCCCCCTCCGCCGAGTCGAGCGTCGCGTAGGGTGTCTCGGCCAGCACGCCGTTCCGCCGGATCAGGCGGATGCGTCCCGGGCGTTCGCTGACCAGCGCGCGGCCGTCCGGCAGGAAGATCAAGGACCAGGGAACCTCGAGGCCCTCGATCCAGGTCTCCGCCTCGTAGTCCCGCGCCGCCGACTGCTGCTCGTCGGCCGGCCCCTGGGGCGCCGGGCCGGTCACCGGCCCCGGCCCGGCCAGTGCGCAGCCGCCGAGCGCCAGCGCCAGGGCGGCGGCCAGGGCGCGCAAGCCGGCGGGACCCGCGCCGTTTCGCAATCGGGAATTCATCGAGGCTTCCGACACGACATTTCGATCCGCTCTCGAGTCTGCTACCTAGTGCAGCCCGACGGAACAATCCAGGACTGCGCTTCATGGCCAACGCGAGCACCGACGCCCCGAAGTGGCTGCGGCCCACGGTCGACTACGGCCCCCTGGCGGCCTTCTTCGCCGGGTATCTCGGCTGGGGCCTGATGCCCGCCACCGCTGTCCTGGTCGTGGCCACCGTGCTCGGCGTGCTGCTCTCCCTCGCGATCGAGCGGCGGGTTCCCGTCATGCCCCTGGTCACGGCGGTCGTGGTCTGCGTTTTCGGCGGCTTGACCCTCTGGCTCGACGACCCGCGCTTCGTGAAGATGAAGCCGACCATCGTTCAACTGCTGTTCGCCGTGGTGCTGTTCGGGGGTCTGGCCTTCGGCAGGCCGCTGCTGAGCCCGCTCATGGGCCATGCCTGGCCGATGGATCAGGACGGTTGGCGCAAGCTGACCTTCCGCTTCGCCTGCTTCTTTCTGGCCATGGCCGCGCTCAACGAGGCGGTCTGGCGGACTCAGAGCACGGACTTCTGGGTGACCTTCAAGGTCTTCGGCATCCTCGCGCTGACCATGGTTTTCGCGGTCTGCCAGGCCCCGCTGATGCAGCGTCACCACCTTCCGGAGGAGGCGGCCGCGGGCGACGAAGGGCCGGACGACCGGCCCGAGACGGGCTGAGCCGGCGGCGCGGGCTCAGGTTCGCTCGCCGCCCTGGAGCGGCGAGAAGATGACCGGCAGAACGCGGGTCCGGCTCAAGCTGCCGTCGAACCGCTTGCGCACCACGGTCAGGTACTGGCCCTCGCCACCGTTGCTGAGCGGGACGACCATCCGGCCGCCCGGCTTCAACTGATTGACCAGGGGCACCGGCAGGTGGTCCACGGCTTCCTTGATGATGATCGCGTCGAACGGCCCCTTGGCCTCCCAGCCGTAGTAGCCGTC
This genomic interval from Kiloniellales bacterium contains the following:
- a CDS encoding PQQ-dependent sugar dehydrogenase, which encodes MNSRLRNGAGPAGLRALAAALALALGGCALAGPGPVTGPAPQGPADEQQSAARDYEAETWIEGLEVPWSLIFLPDGRALVSERPGRIRLIRRNGVLAETPYATLDSAEGASGSLAGGLITLFISGEGGLMGLAAHPDFPERPFIYAMHTYETPDGKVANRVVRLRDRGDSGDFDRVILDGIPGWVFHNGGRIGFGPDGMLYIATGEVFENEQAQDGASLAGKILRLTPDGAVPPDNPFPGSPVYSLGHRNPQGLAWHPVSGTLFASDHGPSGEFGLGAHDEINVIRPGGNYGWPRAVGAPGLAGLADPLVAWTEETTPPGGLAFHDRALFLAVLGEGALIRITLDESAGRYRAVRIERLFGAGVPGASPGRLRDVVSGPDGKLYILTSNRDGRANPEPGDDKIIRLIGKR
- a CDS encoding ATP-binding protein encodes the protein MAKRRLALLFLVCLAAIVALTACLVVGRQMRAQAEKQWLLRAEADAARSSDAIRISLEKSMVSLRSFSALFHSRYPVDSQKFERAVETLEPWIFEFPFSAVAYAERTARAGRAALESRLGGPLTVVGEAAPAADRYAHFPVTLLSDPEGYLKVGDDLTSVPEIEAAVLTAFRAPSQVVVGPSFETGQGGRGIMLAFSAPNGEALGVLAARLDLGEFLEEAVAAHAPRGLVLRLAERDTESRASTVINPVIGALSPPPQARKTIPIRMSHGKANWELYWDVMPAYEMGPDFAQATAFEVSGISLTLLIAAVLGFLLNQNARVHRMVKQRTAELEQSETSKTHLINSLEGIVWEGDIAALRFGFVSQQAERLLGYPAEQWVSDQAFWRNRLHPEDRERVAGLYAAAATTGGAHEIEYRMIAADGDVRWIRDILTLPLDGGPGTARGIMVDVTRQKSFETDLRAAKEDAEIANRAKSEFLANMSHELRTPLNAIIGFSELLQRDSPRIEWAKQRKIFAKDIHQSGLHLLEMISDILDVSKIESGREELQESLIDPSELMNAVVSLVRLRAENSGAELRTEVPDDLPPLVADACKMKQILSNLLTNAIKFTPPGGEIVARVWHDAPTGCHFQIRDSGIGMTAEDIPRALTPFVQVDSSLSRRHQGTGLGLPLAKSLTEAHGGTLEIESAVGRGTTVTVTLPTHRVAKPEQEVDWSAPGEAL
- a CDS encoding septation protein A, encoding MANASTDAPKWLRPTVDYGPLAAFFAGYLGWGLMPATAVLVVATVLGVLLSLAIERRVPVMPLVTAVVVCVFGGLTLWLDDPRFVKMKPTIVQLLFAVVLFGGLAFGRPLLSPLMGHAWPMDQDGWRKLTFRFACFFLAMAALNEAVWRTQSTDFWVTFKVFGILALTMVFAVCQAPLMQRHHLPEEAAAGDEGPDDRPETG